In Cinclus cinclus chromosome 1, bCinCin1.1, whole genome shotgun sequence, the sequence CATGTGACCTTGGTAGAACCTCCTGGTTGGGAGAATCGGTGGCCAATGTCATGCTGGTGGTGTGATGTGTCAGGACACATAGAAGATTCAATTATAGTTTTTGAGAACTGGAAAGTCAACATTGAGCTCTTGCCATGGCACATAAAACATATATCCCATTTGCTTTCTTGTCTCATGTCTGACCAAAATTCCTGGTCCCTTGTTCCTTGTCCTTTTATGGATGCTCCGGTCCTGTCAGTGTCATGGTCTCCCTGAGTTGCTCTTGATCAACCATGTCCATGTCTTTGTTCCACCGTGAAGTCCCATCAGTGGTGGGCGAAAGAATGGACACTGCCCTCAGCCCACTTGTATTTCTTATCCTAATCCTGTCCTGGTAATTGCTGGCAGTTTTTGCAGCAAAGGGTGCATGGCCAAAGGGTGGATTAATCAATGCATGAGGAATTGTACTCTTCACATATCTTGTTCTACTTATCCTTTgccactttttctttctgtgtcagCCTGAGCCCAGCACTCTGACCCCACAGTGTGACCTTACTGGGCCCAGATGAGATGAGCCCTAGGGACGAACCAACACAAGACTTAGGGTAGCATAGGAAGGCTCCCTATATTGCAGGGATTGCTTTCCCATCTGCAATGGGAAAGGTCTGGTTTATAAAAACACCTGGAGAGATGGCAACATGGTGGGGATGGCAACAATGAGATGAAAGGAGCAGACCCTCACAAGCAGCATTCCTGCAAGGCCCAGAACAGCCTGACAGAGACGTGATGATTTGGGGCCCATCTTCACAATGCACTACAAACCAGAGAGCACGAGTGCCCTGGGGTGACCTCACTGATGACACCTAACCCCTCCAAAGATTTGGTCATGCCTTCTGCTTGCCCTGACAAGGCCATCAACACCTTCCTTTAACCTCCAGTACTTGCATTTAAATATTGCCATCAAAGTCAGGGGGACAAGACCTTCAagaaaatggcatggaatggtAGAATTCCACAAAGGAATGCCAGCATCATGACATGGGAGGGAGAAGGAGCTCACTGATCATCTATTAGTAACAACTAGCTTTTGCTAACAAAATATTAAGACTTAGAGGTTATATTATGAAACCCTGTGGCTTGAATGGGGAATAAGAGAATTGACGTCACAGACCAGCCTGGGCAAACATAGGCTTGTTGTTTGTTTATAAGATTCATGAATGAGGTCAAGGAATATGCTGTAAATGACAGTATATGTTGTCGTGTAGATTACAGAAAGCTAAATAGGCCTGAAAAATGGAACAAGTTCAGCCTGAACAGCCTCTGCTTTGCCAGATAATCTCCCTTGATCCCATTGAAGACACAAGGGCCATGAGCTTTATTTCAGCCAGCAGAAAGCATCCAAGCACTGGGACCTTTCCACGTTATTGCAGAGTGACCTCCCCAGGATATCAGCAGCTCTCTCAGCATTCCTGGGTGTAATACAATGACTGATGAacatccagcagcacagaaaacagtCCCATTCGACAGAAGGAACCCACAAACCACAGCACATGACTGCCACAAAATAACCTCACTGATGACACTGCAAATTTCCAAGGCTCTGGTTGTTTATTCATTCCTCCCTGACAAACACTGAACAATCACATCCTCCCAAATAACAGCTCTCACTCTAAAGCTGCCTTCAAGGTCAGATGGACACAGCCTCAAGAGCAGGATATGAAATTCaagaaatgaataaataaaaacactcCCCACCTCATGACTCGCCAGTCTGGGCCAGGCAAGAGACGCTGCCTCCAAAATGCCCCAAGGCCATGGCACAAGGCTGTCCCGCCCATCCAGGACCAGCATAAAAGCCGGCCCAGAGCCTCTGTCCCTCACAAACTTCTCTTCACATCTTCTCCTGTTCCTGCCTGCAACAAGGTGAGATTCAAACCCCTGACCCTCCTGCACCCCAGACCCCTCTCTTCCAGCATCCTCAGCCCCAACCTCAGCAGCCCTCACCACTCCCCACAGTCCCACAACAGCCTCCACTCTCCCTCACCCTCCTGCATCACCACCCCTCAAAtcccctcagccctgccctgcttcaCACCCCTCTCTTCCAGGGACCCTCCACACCACACCTATGGCCTGCTACGACATCTGCCGTCCCTGCGGACCCACcccgctggccaacagctgcaacgagccctgtgccctgcaatGCCAGGACTCCCGCGTCATCATCAACCCTTCCCCTGTGCTGGTGACCCTGCCAGGCCCCATCATGacctccttcccccagaacACCGCTGTTGGATCCACCTCCTCGGCTGCCGTGGGCACTGAACTCagtgtgcagggacagcccaTCTCTGGTGGatttggtggttttggtggattTGGTGGATTTGGCTATGGGCTGGGCTATGGCCGTGGATTTGGCTATGGGCTGGGAGGCCTGGGCTGCTATGGCAGAAGGGGTGGCTACAACTGCTAAGGACCCTCAGCACCACTCCTGACACCAACCACCATCTCAGGGCTCTGGCAACAGCTCCTGCAAGCAAATCACCTCAGCTGATGGTCATCCTATTCGCACCTCAGCACAGATTATTTCCAATTCTTTCTCCcgacttttcattttttcacatCAATAAAGTTTTCCTGCATCAGTTCTGAGATGCCTCCTTATTTTGTTGTATTCCCATGGTCTTGCACCCTCACCCAGCATATTCTAGAGCTCTACAGGTCTTTGTGGATACCTGGAAGAGGGCAGCAACACTTTTCTTTACCTACATCTCAAAACCACTAATAAGTGTTTTGGCTCAGGAAGCACAGTAGGGGTCATTTTGCCAAACATGTAGCACACCCTGCTACTGCTATGCCAAAGGCTTTGGCACAACAGTTGTCTCCTTGGCACAAAAATGGACAAGTCCCACCATGCTGGTGCATGCCTGACAAACTTTCTTCCTGGCCAGGACTCTTGAAGCCTTCCAGCAAAGAGAGAAACAACATCAGCCACTtgggcaggagctctgcagtgcAAGTGCTTCAACTGCCCCTCTCAAGCaaggccagcaggagcagaatttCTAGCACCTTGGACAGTTCAGATTTGGACCTGCCAAGATTGAGACTCTACCACTTCTTTCACTCTGTGTCACCCCCTCACAATGAAATGTTTTCGTCTTCTTTGTCCGTGGAATTCCACCTCTTTTGTGCTTGCTATCTTGCCCTACACATGTGCACAGATGATAACAGCCAGGCTCCCTTATCCTCATTCCTCACCATCAGGGATTTTTCACACACTGGTGACACCCCCCTGTCCATCCTGATCTCTAGggagtcccagctctctcagcctgtcctctaGGGAAGTTCCCCGAGCCCCTTTAGAACATTGCTGGCCCAGAAATTACTTGGATTCATTAGACTTCATTTTCACACTGGAGAGCCCAGGACTGCTCATAAAACCTCACATGGTGCGTCACCACCTTTCAGGAGACAGCTTTCAGGAGACAGCTTTCACCTCCCTCTACCTCACCACAACAATTTCCCCACTTCTTGTCTGGGCACTTGGGGTCCCTTTTCCCATACAGGGACACCTCCTGCTCCATTTTTTCTCACTCACAACCACAAAGGcattctggaaaagaaaacaattgttCCGACCGATACCCACAGATTCTTTCCTACCTGGGATAACTTCCCCCCAACAAATAGCACTTGGCAGCTGTCCTTGCTGAGCTCCAGCAGGTGTCCATGACCACTCAGGTTTTCAGTGTTGGCCCAGTGGATCCAACTCTTAGGCTACAGCACTGGGGACTTGCTGCCATCTGGGCCTTGGGACACTGAGTACAATCCTCTGGGCCCAGCTCTTCAGACCTTTCTCAGGCTACCACATTGGGCACTGACACAATCTGCGCTTGCTTAGGTTGTTGTGAAGGATTATGCAATGCTGTCCTCCAACAACCCAGGGCAACCTCCAAATCTTCTTTCTGACAACCAGAAATTGCTCAGAGAAGTGACCTCAGACCTTAGCATGAGaaatgaccaaaaaaaccctggatATGAAAACAGTAAAAGCAAGATGGTCACTGAGACACACACAAAGCACAACCAATGGGAAAAAGATGGTCCAATGTCAGCCATTGCCAGCTGGGTGAaaaggatggagggagggaacATGGTTGAAGGTACAACGCCTCCTACTTGGTACAGCTGCAAAATGCAGACCAGCCTGCCAGAGAGTGGGGGAAACTCTTCCCCATACACCTACAAACCACGGCACAGAAGTACCATGGGGTGACCTCAGTGATTACACCCCACTTCTTGAAAACTTTGGTCATGTCATCAGCCCACCCTGACATGAGCCATAAATACCAGAATATGTTCTTTAAAACTTGCACTTAAAAGCCACCACCAAGGTCAGATGTATACAGCCCCAAGAGCGGTACGTGACACTGCAGATGAGGGGGAAGGCAAGGAATCCCCAACTCATGACCTTCCATGTTGGGCCATTCATGAGAAGGAAGACAAGAACCTCCTCAAGCAGACTTGGAGATAAGCCTGGGAGATCATGAAGGGCTGGAGCCAAAAGTGAACACAGAAACCATGAGGAGCTTGTGTGAGAGGCAGGCAAACCTCCACTAGTTTATTCAGGTCTGATTTCAAGCAAGTGAAGGGTTTGTGTGGTGCAATGGAAGACCAAAGAGTGCTGAGGGTAGTGGAACTTCAGTAATTCTTCCTAAGACAGGCCTTGGTGCATTTTATCACCCACACCAATTGCCTGCATGAACTTGCCTTAGCACTGAGTGTGACTGGAAGAGTCCTGGGAGAAGAAAGAATGACCCACGTGAGgttttattgcaaaaaaaatttattGAGGAATAGCAGTGAAAACTCAGGAGCAACCAGTGGAAGGGAACAGGGTTGTGAAGCAGGGAAGTGGCTGGTTTGTGAGCAGGGTGACCATCAGCTGAGTAGCATTGCTTGGAGGTTTGGCCAGAGCATCAAGGCCTTCCTGATGGACAAAGACAGCAGCTTAGCAGAGGTGCCCAGTGATCTCTGATTTGGAAGAAGGGGTTTGCAGCAGACGGGATTGGACCAAGCCAAAGGGGGGGATGCAGAGTTCAGAGCAGAAGACAAGGAGGCAGATGGGCCATGTTTGCAGGCAGCCCAGGCTGGTCCCTTGGCTACTGCCTTGCTGGGTGCCCTGAGAGAAGGAGCTGGAAGAGCTGAGCATGTTGGAGAGCCTTGGCTCAGAGAGGTGACCTCAATGCCTGCAGTATGTTCCAGGGAGTGAGTGGTTGATGTCAGCAGTGGTGCTGAGGGTTCTTAGCAGTTGTAGCCACCCCTTCTGCCATAGCAGCCCAGACCGCCCAGCCCATAGCCATAGCCCAGCCCATAGCCAAATCCACGGCCATAGCCAAGGCCATAGCCACCAaatccaccaaaaccaccaaagCCACCAAATCCACCAGAGAtgggctgtccctgcacactGAGTtcagtgcccacagcagctgaagaggtgGATCCAACAGCAGTGTTCTGTGGGAAGGAGGTCATGATGGGTCCTGGCAGGGTGACCAGCACAGGGGAAGGGTCGATGATAACACGGGAATCCTGGCattgcagggcacagggctcgttgcagctgttggccagtGGGGTGGGTCCGCAGGGACGGCAGATGTCGTAGCAGGCCATAGGTGTGGTGTGGAGGGTCCCTGGAAGAGAGGGGGATGAAGCAGGGCTGGGTTGAGGGCTGGGTTGTAGGAGTGTGAGGAGTGGTGATGCAGGAGGGTGAGGGAGAGTGGAGGCTGTTCTGGGACTGTGGGGAGGGATGAGGGCTGCTGAGTCTGGAGCTGAGGATGCTGGAAGAGAGGGGTCAGGGGTGCAGGAGGGTCAGGGGATTGAGGCTCACCTTTTTGTGGGCAGGAACAGGCGTAGAAGGTGTGCGGAGAAGTTTGTGAGGGACAGAGGCTTTGGGCCGGTTTTTTATGCTGGTCTGGGAGAGGCGGGACAGCCTTGTCCCATGGCCTTGGGGAATTTTGGAGGCAGCGCCTCTTACCTGGTGAGGCATGAGGCTTGAGTTGGGGTGTGTTTTCCTTTGTGATGCAATTCTGCAATTCCTTGTCCTGCCCTTGAGGCCATGTCCATCTAATCTTGGCATCAATTATCATGGGAGCTGGTATTTGGAAGAATTTGATTGTCAGATGTGTGTCAGGAAGGAATGAATAAACAACCAGAGCCC encodes:
- the LOC134051246 gene encoding feather beta keratin-like translates to MACYDICRPCGPTPLANSCNEPCALQCQDSRVIIDPSPVLVTLPGPIMTSFPQNTAVGSTSSAAVGTELSVQGQPISGGFGGFGGFGGFGGYGLGYGRGFGYGLGYGYGLGGLGCYGRRGGYNC